A genomic window from Massilia sp. METH4 includes:
- a CDS encoding 5-formyltetrahydrofolate cyclo-ligase, whose protein sequence is MRRQLLAARRNLSAETRTQWDADICRHIVKWWHTARVDTLGVYWPLRDEPDLHAAYAELARLGVRLLLPVVLKRDAPLDFAAWRIGEPLVKDAMGIAVPAELRIEPYPPALLVPCLGFNTAGYRLGYGGGFYDRTLEKEPRPATVGIAYSCLAAEFGSDGHDIALDRIITELG, encoded by the coding sequence TTGCGCAGGCAATTGCTGGCCGCACGCCGCAACCTGTCGGCCGAGACACGCACCCAGTGGGATGCTGACATCTGCCGGCACATCGTGAAATGGTGGCACACGGCCAGGGTGGATACGCTGGGCGTGTACTGGCCGCTGCGCGACGAACCGGACCTGCATGCCGCCTATGCCGAGCTGGCACGGCTCGGCGTGCGCCTGCTGCTGCCGGTCGTGCTCAAGCGCGACGCGCCGCTCGATTTCGCCGCCTGGCGGATCGGCGAACCGCTGGTGAAGGATGCCATGGGGATTGCCGTGCCGGCCGAGCTGCGCATCGAACCCTATCCGCCGGCACTGCTGGTGCCCTGCCTGGGTTTCAATACGGCCGGCTACCGGCTGGGATACGGCGGCGGTTTCTACGACCGCACGCTGGAAAAGGAACCGCGGCCGGCCACGGTGGGCATCGCTTACTCCTGCCTCGCTGCCGAGTTCGGTAGTGACGGGCATGACATTGCGCTGGACCGGATCATCACCGAGCTGGGATAA
- a CDS encoding transglycosylase SLT domain-containing protein — protein sequence MISPSKWIAGALFAFTCATTPLAIPQDLGESRKDDDAFLLLRDSVRRNDATKAEFYAARLADYAIPSYVDYYRLKSHFRDATSEEILAFLQRYDGTAIADRLRNDWLLELGRKREWAMFDQQYPLFVLKDDTQVKCYALLSRLSKGENVAAEARTLLIYPPYYGDGCSALIASLAQTGQFTQEDLWAQVRLAGETNATGPARRTIILLNGSDKKMAQAIDLPAVVLAKGVGDSKADREVFLVALGRAARTSVKLSVLALRKALPRLNAQEQAIGWANIALPASYVVDPDTSDYWRRAHGAPLSIDQHQWRTRYALRDGNWQLVRDYIAAMPPQLRQDPTWVYWQARASVALAGGHMTPEAQFLYQSIADREDYYGLLAAEELGRTVTIPPPGAPVTPAEIAAIAANPGIARALKFFDMRLRFEGLREWNWEVRRLSDRELLAAAEYARQKHILDRMVYTSERTRALADYTHRYPAPHDDIMRPTTNTLGLDRAWVYGLIRQESRFVMNAQSSAGASGLMQVMPSTGRWVANKIGLTNFVQDMLTDVRTNILLGTNYMNMVLGSMDGSQVLATAAYNAGPGRLRSWRSALTKPMDATVFIESIPYSETRGYVKNVMTNATYYAALFEGRPQSMKARLGVVTPRGYGVNEMRGKEQGGPRDQEPREQEPQATQQTAHQDSLSSR from the coding sequence TTGATTTCCCCGTCGAAATGGATAGCCGGCGCGCTGTTTGCCTTCACTTGCGCCACGACGCCGCTTGCGATCCCGCAGGACCTCGGCGAGAGCCGCAAGGACGATGACGCGTTCCTGCTGCTGCGCGACTCCGTGCGCCGCAACGATGCAACGAAGGCGGAGTTCTACGCGGCGCGGCTGGCGGACTACGCCATTCCATCCTACGTCGACTATTATCGGCTCAAATCCCATTTCCGTGACGCCACCTCCGAGGAGATCCTGGCGTTCCTGCAGCGTTACGACGGTACCGCGATCGCCGACCGCCTGCGCAACGACTGGCTGCTGGAGCTGGGCCGCAAGCGCGAATGGGCAATGTTCGACCAGCAGTACCCGCTGTTCGTGCTGAAGGACGATACCCAGGTCAAGTGCTACGCATTGCTGTCGCGGCTGTCGAAAGGCGAGAACGTGGCGGCCGAGGCGCGCACCCTCCTGATCTATCCGCCGTACTACGGCGACGGGTGCAGTGCCCTGATCGCGTCGCTGGCCCAGACCGGCCAGTTCACGCAGGAAGACCTGTGGGCGCAGGTGCGCCTGGCTGGCGAAACGAATGCCACCGGGCCGGCGCGGCGCACCATCATCCTGCTGAACGGGTCGGACAAGAAGATGGCCCAGGCGATCGACCTGCCGGCCGTGGTGCTGGCGAAGGGCGTGGGCGATTCGAAGGCCGACCGCGAAGTCTTCCTGGTCGCGCTGGGCCGCGCCGCCCGCACCAGCGTGAAACTTTCCGTGCTCGCGCTGCGCAAGGCGCTGCCGAGGCTTAATGCCCAGGAGCAGGCGATCGGCTGGGCCAACATCGCCTTGCCGGCATCGTACGTGGTGGACCCGGATACGTCCGACTACTGGCGGCGCGCCCATGGCGCGCCGCTGTCGATCGACCAGCACCAGTGGCGCACGCGGTATGCCCTGCGCGACGGTAACTGGCAACTGGTGCGCGACTATATCGCGGCGATGCCGCCGCAATTGCGGCAGGACCCCACCTGGGTGTACTGGCAGGCGCGCGCCTCGGTGGCGCTGGCCGGCGGGCACATGACGCCCGAGGCGCAGTTCCTGTACCAGAGCATTGCCGACCGCGAGGATTACTACGGCCTGCTGGCTGCCGAGGAACTGGGCCGCACCGTTACCATCCCGCCGCCCGGCGCACCGGTGACGCCCGCCGAAATCGCCGCGATCGCCGCCAATCCCGGCATCGCCCGCGCGCTGAAGTTCTTCGACATGCGGCTGCGCTTCGAAGGTTTGCGCGAATGGAACTGGGAGGTGCGCCGTCTGTCCGACCGCGAGCTGCTCGCCGCCGCCGAATACGCGCGGCAGAAGCATATCCTCGACCGCATGGTGTACACCTCCGAGCGTACCCGCGCCCTGGCCGACTACACGCACCGCTACCCGGCGCCGCACGACGACATCATGCGCCCCACCACGAATACGCTGGGCCTCGACCGCGCCTGGGTGTATGGCCTGATCCGCCAGGAGTCGCGCTTCGTGATGAACGCCCAGTCCAGCGCGGGGGCGTCGGGCCTGATGCAGGTGATGCCGTCGACCGGCCGCTGGGTCGCGAACAAGATCGGGCTCACGAACTTCGTGCAGGACATGCTGACGGATGTACGCACCAACATCCTGCTGGGCACGAACTACATGAACATGGTGCTGGGCAGCATGGACGGTTCGCAGGTGCTGGCGACCGCCGCCTATAACGCGGGGCCGGGCCGCCTGCGCTCCTGGCGCTCCGCGCTGACGAAGCCGATGGACGCCACCGTGTTCATCGAATCGATTCCCTATTCGGAAACGCGCGGCTACGTGAAGAACGTGATGACCAATGCCACCTACTATGCCGCGCTGTTCGAAGGCCGGCCGCAGTCGATGAAGGCGCGGCTGGGCGTCGTCACCCCGCGCGGCTATGGTGTCAACGAAATGCGGGGCAAAGAGCAGGGCGGCCCGCGCGACCAGGAACCGCGCGAGCAGGAGCCGCAAGCCACGCAGCAAACCGCGCATCAAGACAGTCTCTCGAGCCGCTGA
- a CDS encoding glutathione S-transferase family protein: MQTIELDPTLSQTLAAAREPGLTLVIGTKNLSSWSMRPWVAMTAFGIPFTEVRVELDQPDTSSKIARYTHSGRVPVLLAGDITIWDSLAICEYLAEQFPDKHLWPQDVAARAMARSICAEMHSSFMSLRSTMPMNIAASLRGQGRTPETQADIGRVSEIWEECLSRFGHNEFLFGDFSLADAFYAPVVTRFNTYGVALPPALSAYCERVTRHPAVARWIEAAQAEAAGSGGSE, translated from the coding sequence ATGCAAACGATCGAACTCGACCCTACCCTGAGCCAGACCCTGGCCGCCGCGCGCGAGCCCGGTCTCACCCTCGTCATCGGCACCAAGAACCTCTCTTCCTGGTCGATGCGGCCATGGGTAGCGATGACCGCGTTCGGTATTCCCTTCACCGAGGTGCGCGTGGAGCTGGACCAGCCGGATACCTCCAGCAAGATTGCCCGCTACACGCACAGCGGCCGCGTGCCCGTGCTGCTGGCCGGCGACATCACGATCTGGGACAGCCTGGCGATCTGCGAATACCTGGCCGAGCAATTCCCCGACAAGCACCTGTGGCCGCAGGACGTGGCGGCGCGCGCGATGGCGCGTTCGATCTGCGCCGAGATGCACTCGAGCTTCATGAGCCTGCGCAGCACGATGCCGATGAATATCGCCGCCAGCCTGCGCGGCCAGGGCCGCACGCCGGAAACCCAGGCCGATATCGGCCGCGTCAGCGAGATCTGGGAAGAGTGCCTGTCCCGCTTCGGGCATAACGAGTTCCTGTTCGGCGACTTCTCGCTGGCCGATGCCTTCTACGCGCCGGTCGTGACCCGCTTCAACACCTATGGCGTGGCGCTGCCGCCGGCGCTGTCGGCCTATTGCGAACGGGTGACGCGCCACCCGGCCGTGGCACGCTGGATCGAGGCGGCGCAAGCCGAGGCAGCGGGGAGCGGCGGTTCGGAATGA
- a CDS encoding multifunctional CCA addition/repair protein, with protein MKTYVVGGAVRDELLGLPVKDHDHVVVGATPEQMVRQGFRAVGKDFPVFLHPVTHEEYALARTERKTAPGYKGFVFHTAPDVTLEQDLVRRDLTINAIARAEDGTLTDPFDGRGDIERRVFRHVSDAFAEDPVRILRVARFAARYTDFTVAPETNALMRRMVDEGEVDALVPERVWQELSRGLMEKQPSRMLQVLRDCGALARIVPELDRLWGVPQPEQWHPEIDTGIHLEQVVDYAAGQGYDLPVRFAALLHDLGKGITPAEKWPAHHGHEGLGAALVKEVCARLKVPTECRDLAVLAAREHGNVTRALELRCNTIVKLFERGDAFRKPARFLQLLQVAESDARGREGRTVSFRDAPFPQREHLETALGAARAVNAGEIAQACAERPERIPEMVRAARVRAVREALARQDESDEDPSDGEG; from the coding sequence ATGAAGACCTATGTCGTTGGCGGTGCCGTCCGCGATGAACTGCTCGGGCTGCCCGTCAAGGACCATGACCATGTCGTCGTCGGCGCCACCCCGGAACAAATGGTGCGGCAGGGCTTTCGCGCCGTCGGCAAGGATTTTCCCGTGTTCCTGCACCCGGTCACGCACGAGGAATATGCGCTCGCCCGCACCGAGCGCAAGACCGCGCCCGGCTACAAGGGCTTCGTGTTCCACACGGCGCCCGATGTGACGCTGGAACAGGACCTGGTGCGCCGCGACCTGACCATCAACGCCATCGCGCGCGCCGAGGATGGCACGCTGACCGATCCGTTCGATGGCCGCGGCGACATCGAGCGCCGCGTGTTCCGGCACGTTTCCGATGCGTTCGCGGAAGACCCGGTGCGCATCCTGCGCGTGGCCCGCTTCGCCGCCCGCTACACCGATTTCACCGTGGCGCCCGAGACCAATGCGCTGATGCGCCGCATGGTCGACGAGGGCGAGGTCGATGCCCTGGTGCCCGAGCGCGTATGGCAGGAGCTCTCGCGCGGGCTGATGGAGAAGCAGCCGTCGCGCATGCTGCAGGTGCTGCGCGATTGCGGTGCGCTGGCGCGCATCGTGCCGGAGCTGGACCGGCTGTGGGGCGTGCCCCAGCCGGAGCAATGGCACCCGGAGATCGATACCGGCATTCACCTGGAGCAGGTGGTCGATTACGCGGCAGGGCAGGGCTACGACCTGCCGGTGCGCTTCGCGGCGCTGCTGCACGACCTGGGCAAGGGCATCACACCGGCGGAAAAGTGGCCGGCCCATCATGGCCATGAGGGACTGGGGGCCGCGCTCGTCAAGGAGGTCTGCGCGCGGCTGAAAGTGCCTACCGAGTGCCGCGACCTGGCGGTGCTGGCCGCCCGCGAACACGGCAACGTAACGCGGGCGCTGGAACTGCGTTGCAACACGATCGTGAAGCTGTTCGAGCGCGGCGACGCGTTCAGGAAGCCGGCCCGCTTCCTGCAACTGCTGCAGGTGGCCGAATCCGATGCGCGCGGCCGCGAAGGCCGCACCGTTTCGTTCCGCGACGCGCCTTTCCCGCAACGCGAGCACCTGGAGACGGCGCTGGGCGCCGCCCGCGCCGTCAACGCGGGCGAAATCGCCCAGGCCTGCGCCGAGCGGCCCGAGCGCATTCCCGAGATGGTGCGCGCCGCCCGCGTGCGCGCGGTGCGCGAGGCGCTGGCGCGGCAGGACGAATCGGATGAAGACCCGTCGGACGGAGAAGGCTGA
- a CDS encoding GNAT family N-acetyltransferase translates to MARLNLFRNPLHQWLGRPEPRPTIPVKELRERDRRRILRHFLQIEGRDRLLRFGSPITDEQVAKYVDSIDFKRDIVFGVYNRMFRLVAVGHLGFAEPEKDAATDKDRVAEFGVSVLKSARGLGIGSKLFERAAIVCRNHDVDTLYMHCLSSNQIMIHIAKKAGMEIHRDYGEADAYLKLGPADPSSVLREAMEEQLATLDYALKANVRRATKLWDMLPGRKK, encoded by the coding sequence ATGGCGCGCCTGAACCTGTTCCGCAATCCCTTGCATCAATGGCTGGGCCGCCCGGAGCCGCGGCCCACGATTCCCGTCAAGGAATTGCGCGAGCGGGACCGCCGGCGCATCCTGCGGCACTTCCTGCAGATCGAAGGGCGCGACCGCCTGCTGCGCTTCGGCTCGCCCATCACGGACGAGCAGGTGGCCAAGTATGTCGACAGCATCGACTTCAAGCGCGATATCGTGTTCGGCGTCTACAACCGCATGTTCCGGCTGGTCGCGGTCGGGCACCTGGGGTTTGCCGAGCCGGAAAAAGACGCGGCCACCGACAAGGACCGCGTGGCCGAATTCGGTGTCTCGGTGCTGAAGTCGGCGCGCGGCCTGGGCATCGGCTCCAAGCTGTTCGAGCGCGCCGCCATCGTCTGCCGCAACCACGACGTCGACACGCTGTACATGCATTGCCTGTCGTCGAACCAGATCATGATCCACATCGCCAAGAAGGCGGGCATGGAAATCCACCGCGACTATGGCGAGGCGGATGCCTACCTGAAGCTGGGCCCGGCCGATCCGTCGAGCGTGCTGCGCGAGGCAATGGAAGAGCAGCTGGCCACCCTCGACTACGCGCTGAAAGCCAATGTCCGGCGCGCTACCAAGCTGTGGGACATGCTGCCGGGGCGGAAGAAGTAA
- a CDS encoding IS110 family transposase yields the protein MNFVGTPVVGIDVSKSKLDIALLKNGKLKSKVLPNNRDGYAELIKWLKNQDVTLDAVHICMESTGVYSEPVALALSDMGMKVSVVNPASIKGFGQSLIIRNKNDKADAALIARYCAAMSPALWQAPSHEQRQLRAWNEHLASLKDIRQQQANRIEALEFANQTEVAAHAKTHLDWLDKQIKQLENDIDDHIDRHPDLRHDAELIESIPGLGRGTAAKVLGRVGNLRRFGSAKELAAYIGVTPRQRQSGSSVRGRTTITRMGCRDLRAALYMPALTAIRKNPLLREFANRLQSTGMAKMAVIAAVMRKLVHQMYGVVRSGKPFDPNHMGKRLAGEHGI from the coding sequence ATGAATTTCGTAGGCACGCCAGTAGTAGGAATTGATGTCAGCAAAAGCAAACTGGATATAGCGTTGCTGAAGAATGGGAAGCTCAAGAGCAAAGTGCTTCCGAACAACAGGGACGGTTACGCAGAGCTGATAAAGTGGTTGAAGAATCAGGATGTTACGCTCGATGCGGTCCATATTTGCATGGAATCGACAGGCGTGTACAGCGAGCCTGTTGCCCTGGCATTGAGCGACATGGGCATGAAGGTCAGCGTCGTCAATCCTGCCAGCATCAAAGGATTTGGCCAGAGTCTAATCATCCGAAACAAAAACGACAAAGCTGATGCAGCTCTCATTGCGCGATACTGCGCAGCGATGAGCCCAGCGCTTTGGCAGGCCCCTTCGCACGAGCAGCGGCAATTGAGGGCTTGGAACGAGCATCTGGCATCGTTGAAAGACATTCGACAGCAACAGGCCAATCGTATCGAAGCACTTGAGTTTGCAAACCAGACCGAGGTGGCAGCTCACGCCAAGACGCACTTGGATTGGCTGGACAAACAAATCAAGCAGCTGGAGAACGATATCGATGATCACATCGATCGGCATCCGGATCTCCGGCACGATGCTGAGCTGATTGAGTCGATCCCAGGCCTTGGCCGCGGGACCGCGGCCAAGGTACTTGGTCGTGTGGGGAACCTGCGGCGCTTCGGCAGCGCCAAGGAACTGGCGGCCTACATTGGGGTGACGCCACGCCAGAGGCAATCAGGCAGCTCGGTGAGGGGTAGGACTACCATTACCAGAATGGGCTGTCGCGACCTGCGGGCAGCCCTATACATGCCAGCACTTACAGCGATCAGAAAGAACCCGCTGTTAAGGGAATTTGCAAACCGGCTGCAGTCAACAGGCATGGCTAAGATGGCTGTCATCGCTGCCGTCATGCGCAAGCTCGTGCACCAGATGTACGGCGTCGTCCGCTCAGGAAAGCCATTTGACCCGAATCACATGGGCAAAAGGCTTGCGGGTGAACACGGTATCTGA
- a CDS encoding Lrp/AsnC family transcriptional regulator, which translates to MTKIALDKTDRKILSILQEDGRLSNQDVAEQVSLSPSPCLRRIKRLEEEGVIRQYVALLDPDKIGLGLLAYVNVRLEKHSDAAAVAHSTARALGALPGTVSPREDFAVAVEQWPEVVACYAMTGEMDYLLRVHVEDMDHFSRFMMATLLRHPAVLDVKSSFALQRIKDTTALPLV; encoded by the coding sequence ATGACCAAGATCGCGCTGGACAAGACAGACCGTAAAATTCTTTCCATCCTTCAGGAAGATGGCCGCCTGTCGAACCAGGATGTGGCCGAGCAGGTCAGCCTGTCGCCCTCGCCCTGCCTGCGTCGCATCAAGCGGCTGGAAGAGGAAGGCGTGATCCGCCAGTACGTGGCGCTGCTCGACCCGGACAAGATCGGCCTGGGCCTCCTCGCCTATGTGAACGTGCGGCTGGAAAAGCACAGCGACGCCGCCGCCGTGGCGCACAGCACGGCCCGGGCGCTGGGCGCGCTGCCGGGCACCGTCTCGCCGCGCGAGGATTTCGCCGTGGCGGTAGAGCAGTGGCCGGAGGTGGTGGCCTGCTATGCGATGACGGGCGAGATGGATTACCTGCTGCGCGTGCACGTGGAAGACATGGACCACTTCTCGCGCTTCATGATGGCCACCTTGCTGCGGCACCCGGCCGTGCTGGACGTGAAGTCCAGTTTCGCCCTGCAGCGTATCAAGGATACGACGGCGTTGCCGCTGGTGTGA
- the hppD gene encoding 4-hydroxyphenylpyruvate dioxygenase, whose amino-acid sequence MQFTPWENPMGTDGFEFVEFAAPDPKALGQLFENMGFTAIARHRTKDVTLYRQGEINFIINAEQHSFAQRFARQHGPSVCAIAIRVDDAAYVYNKALEMGAWGFDNKTGPMELNIPAIKGVGDSLLYLVDRWRGKNAAKGQAPGSIGDISIYDADFVAIPGVDPNPVGNGLTYIDHLTHNVYRGRMAEWAGFYERLFNFREIRYFDIEGRLTGLKSKAMTSPCGKIRIPINESSDDKSQIAEYLNEYHGEGIQHIALGTDDIYRSIQGMRDNGIAFQDTIETYYELVNRRLPNHGENLDELRRLRILIDGQANSAHSAEPQRELLLQIFTQNVIGPIFFEIIQRKGDQGFGEGNFRALFESIELDQIRRGVLEDPAKAPA is encoded by the coding sequence ATGCAATTCACGCCCTGGGAAAACCCGATGGGAACCGACGGATTCGAATTCGTCGAGTTTGCCGCCCCCGATCCGAAAGCGCTCGGCCAATTGTTCGAGAACATGGGGTTCACCGCCATCGCCCGGCACCGCACCAAGGATGTCACGCTGTACCGCCAGGGCGAGATCAACTTCATCATCAATGCCGAACAACATTCGTTCGCGCAGCGCTTCGCGCGCCAGCACGGCCCTTCCGTATGCGCGATCGCGATCCGCGTCGACGATGCCGCCTACGTCTACAACAAGGCGCTGGAGATGGGCGCCTGGGGCTTCGACAACAAGACGGGCCCGATGGAATTGAACATTCCCGCCATCAAGGGCGTGGGGGATTCGCTGCTGTACCTGGTGGACCGCTGGCGCGGCAAGAATGCCGCGAAAGGCCAGGCGCCCGGCAGCATCGGCGACATCAGCATCTACGACGCCGACTTCGTGGCCATTCCCGGCGTGGACCCGAACCCGGTCGGCAACGGCCTCACCTATATCGACCACCTCACGCACAACGTCTACCGTGGCCGGATGGCCGAGTGGGCCGGCTTCTACGAGCGGCTGTTCAACTTCCGCGAGATCCGCTACTTCGACATCGAAGGCCGCCTGACGGGCCTGAAATCGAAGGCGATGACTTCGCCGTGCGGCAAGATCCGCATTCCCATCAATGAATCGTCGGACGACAAGTCGCAGATCGCCGAATACCTGAACGAATACCACGGCGAGGGTATCCAGCACATCGCGCTGGGCACCGACGACATCTACCGCTCGATCCAGGGAATGCGCGACAACGGTATCGCATTCCAGGATACGATCGAAACGTATTACGAGCTGGTCAACCGGCGCTTGCCGAACCACGGCGAGAACCTCGATGAGCTGCGCCGCCTGCGCATCCTGATCGACGGCCAGGCGAACAGTGCGCATTCGGCCGAACCTCAGCGCGAGCTGCTGCTGCAGATCTTCACGCAGAACGTGATCGGGCCGATCTTCTTCGAGATCATCCAGCGCAAGGGCGACCAGGGCTTTGGCGAAGGCAATTTCCGCGCGCTGTTCGAGTCGATCGAGCTCGATCAGATCCGCCGGGGAGTACTCGAGGACCCGGCAAAAGCGCCCGCGTAA